One Malaclemys terrapin pileata isolate rMalTer1 chromosome 21, rMalTer1.hap1, whole genome shotgun sequence DNA window includes the following coding sequences:
- the LOC128827149 gene encoding claw keratin-like — MSCSSLCYPECGVARPSPVSGSCNEPCVRQCPDSEVIIRPSPVVVTIPGPILSNFPQQSEVGAVGAPVVGAGYGGSFGLGGLYGYGGHYGGLYGLGGLGGYGGRYGYGGGYGGGYGGLCGYGGRYGYGGLSGYGGRYGGLCGYGGGYGYGGACSSGVSCHRYLSGSCTPC; from the coding sequence ATGTCTTGCTCCAGCCTGTGCTATCCAGAATGCGGGGTGGCCCGACCCAGTCCAGTTTCTGGCAGCTGCAACGAGCCGTGCGTTAGGCAGTGTCCTGACTCTGAAGTCATCATCAGACCATCACCGGTTGTTGTAACCATTCCAGGACCAATTCTCAGCAATTTCCCTCAGCAGAGTGAAGTGGGAGCCGTTGGAGCACCTGTGGTCGGAGCGGGCTACGGGGGCTCATTCGGTTTGGGCGGATTGTACGGCTATGGAGGCCATTACGGAGGATTGTATGGTTTGGGGGGATTAGGTGGTTACGGGGGCCGTTATGGTTACGGGGGAGGTTATGGGGGTGGTTACGGGGGATTGTGTGGTTACGGGGGCCGTTATGGTTATGGGGGGTTGAGTGGTTACGGCGGCCGTTATGGTGGACTGTGTGGTTACGGAGGAGGTTACGGTTATGGGGGAGCATGCAGTTCCGGGGTATCTTGCCATAGGTACCTGAGTGGAAGCTGTACACCATGTTAA
- the LOC128827156 gene encoding claw keratin-like, which produces MSCSSLCYPECGVARPRPVSGSCNEPCVRQCPDSEVIIRPSPVVVTIPGPILSNFPQQSEVGAVGAPVVGAGYGGSFGLGGLYGYGGHYGGLNGYGGLGGYGGHYGYGGLSGYGGLCGYGGRYGYGGLSGYGGRYGGLCGYGGGYGGACGSGVSCHRYLSGSCTPC; this is translated from the coding sequence ATGTCTTGCTCCAGCCTGTGCTATCCAGAATGCGGGGTGGCCCGACCCCGTCCAGTTTCTGGCAGCTGCAACGAGCCATGCGTTAGGCAGTGCCCTGACTCTGAAGTCATCATCAGACCATCACCGGTTGTTGTAACCATCCCAGGACCAATTCTCAGCAATTTCCCTCAGCAGAGTGAAGTGGGAGCCGTTGGAGCACCTGTGGTCGGAGCCGGCTACGGGGGCTCATTCGGTTTGGGCGGATTGTACGGCTATGGAGGCCATTACGGAGGATTGAATGGTTATGGGGGATTAGGTGGTTACGGGGGCCATTATGGTTACGGGGGATTGAGTGGTTACGGGGGATTGTGTGGTTACGGGGGCCGTTATGGTTATGGGGGATTGAGTGGTTACGGCGGCCGTTATGGTGGACTGTGTGGTTACGGAGGAGGTTACGGGGGAGCATGCGGTTCCGGGGTATCTTGCCATAGGTACCTGAGTGGAAGCTGTACACCATGTTAA